In a genomic window of Wyeomyia smithii strain HCP4-BCI-WySm-NY-G18 chromosome 1, ASM2978416v1, whole genome shotgun sequence:
- the LOC129729246 gene encoding WD repeat-containing protein 20 homolog, whose amino-acid sequence MGSRKVLHLEVIEYASITEKNSMFMHIAVQKSGFQNSANTNNSGQNSLSIKDGNKSIANTVHDTVDNANFNVKNAAPTNTSLSSAINCDDSNKSNNSSDKGSSSSVDGKHLRNHLTIGNRVGSCGSNTCISTTSTRKEKDTNNDKNSKPDSNHHQSALNTITQRLSHFSFGNSGSNCSNNSDKSEKSAKSSTSKRNIISFSGKTNNNSNILCNSSNNNHFQTNALNNSSHVNNNVDQSISTSSSSSGNGGGGISNTITSIMTSSLTKSKRIDGAVPSCGGNSIVSSYDPMKLIGTPACPRYDDCPVLEPLVCKKIAHERLTALIFREDCFLTACQDGFVYTWARPGFLNLPQHLPSSPTAPPGGTVV is encoded by the exons cggatttcaaaatagtgcAAATACTAATAATAGCGGACAGAACTCATTATCAATTAAAGATGGTAACAAATCAATAGCTAATACAGTTCACGATACTGTAGATAATGCTAACTTTAATGTTAAAAACGCAGCTCCAACTAATACCAGTTTAAGTTCTGCTATAAATTGTGATGATAGTAATAAAAGTAATAACAGTAGTGATAAGGGATCATCAAGCAGTGTTGATGGCAAACATTTAAGGAATCACCTCACTATAGGCAACAGAGTTGGTAGTTGTGGCAGTAACACTTGCATCTCTACGACTTCCACTAGAAAAGAGAAGGACACTAATAACGATAAGAATTCAAAACCAGATTCTAACCATCACCAATCGGCGCTAAATACGATTACACAGCGATTATCTCATTTTAGCTTTGGAAATAGTGGCAGTAACTGTAGCAATAACAGTGATAAAAGTGAGAAGTCCGCCAAGAGCAGTACTAGCAAAAGAAATATCATATCGTTTTCTGGAAAAACTAATAATAATAGCAATATTTTATGCAATAGTTCAAACAACAATCATTTTCAAACTAATGCACTGAACAACAGCAGCCATGTAAACAACAATGTTGATCAGTCTATTTCAACGTCGTCATCTAGCAGTGGTAACGGTGGGGGTGGTATTTCTAATACTATTACATCAATCATGACCTCATCACTAACTAAAAGCAAACGGATTGATGGCGCAGTCCCGAGCTGTGGAGGAAACAGTATTGTTTCATCATATGATCCCATGAAACTTATCGGTACTCCTGCGTGTCCACGTTATGATGACTGTCCAGTATTAGAACCGTTGGTGTGTAAAAAGATTGCTCACGAGCGGCTAACGGCATTAATTTTTCGTGAAGATTGCTTTCTCACCGCGTGCCAGGATGGATTTGTGTATACTTGGGCTAGACCTGGGTTCCTG AATCTACCACAGCATTTACCTTCAAGTCCAACGGCGCCTCCAGGTGGTACAGTAGTATAA